Proteins encoded together in one Passer domesticus isolate bPasDom1 chromosome 6, bPasDom1.hap1, whole genome shotgun sequence window:
- the CEP170B gene encoding centrosomal protein of 170 kDa protein B isoform X5: MSVTSWFLVSSTGIRHRLPREMIFVGRDDCELMLQSRSVDKQHAVINYDKEKDEHWVKDLGSLNGTFVNDVRIPDQKYITLKLNDVIRFGYDSNMYVLEQIQHKVPEEALKHEKYTSQLQMNYKGTATKRAEQPMEHGVYTESPQAKLEKGERKAITETNTYRTPLYGQPSWWGEDDANNKEERRQEEHYSERSKEITQHEEELNGNISTYRDAQEQSVFAFRREPSYFEIPTKEFQQPSKSPETQVHEIPTKDVDAVVAPVVQSHASFTIEFDDGTPGKIKIKDHVTKFSLRQRRPYSKDPAHTEVMSAESKVADWLVQNDPSLMRRQSAGDDVYSTKSDLPVHVRTLKGSWSLTESCCVPSHLFPSPKKGNRHEDGTQSDTEDPKAEKEPTTPGGERPAEQTRLQRQMRRDPHEMLHNKQAFVIEFFEDTPRKKRSQSFTHSAHSSQSDTDPGLKSKVEKRKNALPAEKPGNSVPPSHLAAQAGKTTNNSCGTQRTSSFKRDKTEDRTNSSSSSTPRAKSYGSVGRKSKMAQDFMAEYLRETAQSGKSNTEKPAPVPMPVAPRVVISSEPEPASAPPPEVKSAQGRRNDEEDSVSETGTYTIETESQDKEVEEARKMIDQVFGVLESPEFSRISSTFRPIIKGEKDDSGSQHLISENGTSQKSPLLQAFSSKAVNGSQAEAQMSAASQGSQKWVSRWASLADSYSDSGSVSGQGDGAAESGVLPKPGEPENSVPSRTRRLLPQLPPSDKSDSPTPTVLVCQESYSEVTKRTIVKDHCVEAYGDSSSRLFIQEDLDPDSLSDASRSDDGFSTEKGKKYKENSKMLEQMREDNRSESRQPGATRISHVRAVSEPVSTSFYIGDDSNDAEVPSKLSLSVSHARADKDSKDPEFSFKCAGTPVSGKPPVKDVSAYINTAGKVVISLHQSLPQDQENVSGKETASFVRQESFTKDKSSSGVPQNKLPHISSHPLLKDLEAVRSTRMDFSQDTHLLLKDTETALAALEAKLLGQSQQLEPSETAGQLEDSLSGDSDVDTASTVSLVSGKNVPASAPKRKAVVSLQKEKSSSTPSIQDQCGQPSARDRLTEKRKTQAPEAPNPNRAEAAKRFQMKRSAGTRGSLDFTDDERSSNSPYLPVPDAVVSDHEHSVTRPVPRRKPFTQTTKEDQSKTTSNVQKIQQVLTRSNSLSTPRPTRASKLRRARLGDTSDNECVDADKTASNSDATAQGTKQPTETKKLSRLDILAMPRKRAGSFTVPSDSETAQSRTGFSGRSAESYRKTGVSEVRAAARKTAAAASAKQPFSRTRSSSVKYSSSSSSTQTPRMRGSGLGKQKHNGRETDEDEDFDDNPDPYNFMAQTAEIAEIARLSQTLVKDVAILAREIHDVAGDGDSQSSSGTGLSPSLCSVPNTPASTISAREELVQHIPEASLNYQKVPPGSVELKDFDQNMNDNREEDPSRKTRTRNREEVIFDNLMLNPVSQLSHTIRENTENLAEKMKILFQNSERTWEEMEAKINSENEVPILKTSNKEISSILKELRRVQKQLEVINAIIDPTGNLDIVASNKASSAAKQSAATKVRTANNSGSTLETLSLAQMRNYAQKSNCGSSSLQDSNFIPDGEKYVI, translated from the exons AAACGAATACTTACCGCACCCCTCTCTATGGGCAGCCCTCCTGGTGGGGGGAAGATGATGCAAATAACAAGGAAGAGAGAAGGCAAGAGGAACATTACTCAG AGAGATCAAAAGAGATAACCCAACATGAAGAGGAGCTGAATGGGAACATTTCTACTTATAGAGATGCCCAAGAACAATCTGTGTTTGCTTTCCGGAGAGAGCCAAGTTATTTTGAGATTCCAACTaaagaatttcagcagccatCAAAATCTCCAGAAACACAAGTCCATGAGATCCCAACAAAAGATGTTGATGCTGTGGTAGCCCCTGTGGTACAGAGTCATGCCTCTTTCACCATTGAATTTGATGATGGTACCCCTggtaaaataaagataaaagaCCATGTAACAAAATTTTCACTCAGACAGAGAAGACCCTACAGTAAGGACCCAGCTCATACAGAAGTGATGTCAGCAGAGAGCAAAGTGGCCGACTGGCTTGTCCAGAATGACCCAAGCCTGATGAGAAGGCAGTCTGCAGGAGATGATGTTTACAGTACCAAGAGTGACCTGCCAGTTCATGTAAGGACGCTTAAAG GTTCCTGGTCGTTGACTGAATCGTGTTGTGTGCCTTCACACCTGTTTCCTTCTCCAAAaaaag GCAACAGGCACGAGGACGGGACGCAGAGCGACACCGAAGACCCCAAGGCGGAGAAGGAGCCGACGACGCCGGGCGGGGAACGCCCGGCAGAGCAGACGAGGCTGCAGCGGCAGATGAGGCGTGACCCCCACGAGATGCTGCACAACAAGCAGGCCTTCGTCATCGAGTTCTTCGAGGACACGCCGCGGAAGAAGCGCTCCCAGTCCTTCACGCACAGCGCTCACTCATCCCAGAGCGACACGGATCCGGGGCTGAAGAGCAAGGTTGAAAAGCGCAAGAACGCATTGCCGGCGGAGAAGCCGGGAAATTCAGTGCCGCCATCCCACCTCGCAGCCCAGGCGGGCAAAACCACCAACAACTCCTGCGGGACCCAAAGAACGAGCTCCTTCAAGAGGGACAAGACAGAGGATCGGACCAACTCTTCGTCCTCCTCTACTCCCAGAGCCAAAAGTTATGGGAGCGTTGGGAGGAAGTCGAAAATGGCTCAGGATTTTATGGCTGAGTACTTGCGTGAGACTGCTCAGTCTGGGAAGTCAAACACCGAGAAACCAGCCCCTGTGCCCATGCCAGTAGCTCCACGTGTGGTTATATCCTCAGAACCAGAGCCTGCCTCTGCTCCACCTCCAGAGGTGAagtctgcccagggcaggaggaatGATGAGGAGGACAGCGTAAGCGAGACAGGCACGTACACCATTGAGACAGAGTCGCAGGACAAAGAAGTGGAGGAAGCGCGGAAAATGATAGATCAG GTTTTTGGTGTTCTTGAATCGCCTGAATTTTCCAGAATCTCTTCAACCTTTAGACCAATAATTAAAGGTGAAAAAGATGACTCTGGTTCTCAGCATCTAATCAGTGAAAATGGCACTAGTCAGAAGTCACCCTTGCTCCAGGCATTTTCCTCAAAAGCTGTGAATGGGTCTCAGGCTGAAGCACAG ATGTCTGCAGCATCTCAAGGGAGTCAGAAGTGGGTGTCGAGGTGGGCGAGCCTTGCGGACAGTTACTCTGACTCTGGCTCTGTCTCTGGGCAGGGTGATGGAGCTGCAG AAAGTGGGGTACTGCCAAAACCTGGGGAACCAGAAAACTCTGTGCCCTCGAGAACAAGGCGCCTTCTTCCCCAGCTCCCACCAAGTGATAAATCAGACAGCCCCACTCCCACGGTCCTGGTGTGCCAGGAGTCCTATTCGGAGGTTACCAAGAGAACCATCGTGAAGGACCACTGTGTGGAAGCCTATGGAGATTCCAGCAGCCGCCTCTTCATCCAGGAAGACTTGGATCCAGATAGCCTCAGCGATGCCAGCAGATCTGATGATGGCTTCAGCACGGAAAAAGGCAAGAAATATAAAGAGAACAGCaaaatgctagagcagatgagGGAAGACAATAGATCAGAGAGCCGGCAGCCAGGAGCCACCCGGATCTCTCACGTGAGAGCTGTGAGTGAGCCAGTTTCTACTTCGTTCTACATTGGTGATGACAGCAATGATGCAGAGGTTCCCTCCAAGCTCTCTCTGAGTGTGTCCCACGCTCGAGCAGACAAGGACAGCAAGGATCCGGAGTTTTCCTTCAAGTGTGCTGGCACACCAGTTTCTGGAAAGCCACCGGTCAAAGATGTCAGTGCTTATATAAACACGGCTGGAAAAGTTGTCATTTCCCTTCATCAGAGTCTTCCTCAAGATCAAGAAAATGTGTCAGGAAAGGAAACGGCATCTTTTGTTAGACAAGAAAGTTTTACCAAAGATAAATCAAGCAGTGGTGTTCCGCAGAATAAACTCCCACATATTTCAAGTCACCCTCTGCTTAAAGATTTAGAGGCTGTTCGGTCAACTCGTATGGACTTTAGTCAGGACACTCATCTTCTGCTTAAGGACACTGAAACTGCCTTGGCAGCACTGGAAGCCAAATTGCTTGGTCAAAGCCAACAGCTGGAGCCATCAGAAACTGCTGGTCAGCTGGAGGACTCCTTGTCAGGGGACTCAGATGTAGACACGGCCAGCACAGTCAGCTTGGTGAGTGGCAAAAACGTCCCAGCGAGTGCCCCGAAACGCAAAGCGGTTGTGAGCTTGCAGAAGGAGAAGTCTTCCTCCACACCATCCATCCAGGACCAGTGTGGGCAGCCCAGCGCTCGGGACAGGCTGACGGAGAAGCGGAAAACACAAGCACCAGAGGCACCCAACCCCAACCGAGCAGAGGCTGCCAAGCGCTTCCAGATGAAGCGGAGCGCTGGGACTCGAGGGTCACTTGACTTCACAGATGACGAGAGAAGTTCAAACTCGCCCTACCTGCCAGTCCCAGATGCGGTTGTGTCTGACCACGAGCACTCGGTAACCCGGCCTGTTCCCAGGAGGAAACCTTTCACTCAGACCACCAAGGAGGACCAGAGCAAAACGACCTCGAACGTGCAGAAAATCCAGCAGGTTCTCACCCGGTCCAACAGTTTATCCACCCCACGGCCCACAAGGGCCTCAAAGCTGCGCCGTGCCCGGCTGGGGGATACTTCGGACAACGAATGCGTGGATGCTGACAAAACAGCCTCCAACTCGGATGCCACTGCTCAGGGCACCAAGCAGCCCACAGAGACAAAGAAGCTCTCCCGGCTGGACATCCTGGCCATGCCCAGGAAACGGGCAGGTTCCTTTACAGTGCCCAGCGACTCGGAGACGGCGCAGTCGAGGACGGGGTTTTCGGGCCGCAGCGCCGAGTCCTATCGCAAGACGGGCGTTTCGGAGgtgagagctgcagccaggaaaacagcagctgctgcctctgccaagCAGCCTTTCAGCAGGACTCGTTCAAGCAGTGTCAAGTATTCCTCCTCATCATCCT CCACACAAACACCGAGGATGcgtggctctgggctgggcaaGCAGAAGCACAACGGCAGAGAAACGGATGAGGATGAAGATTTTGATGACAACCCTGACCCCTACAACTTCATGGCGCAAACTGCAGAGATAGCAGAAATAGCCAG GCTCAGCCAGACCTTGGTGAAGGATGTGGCCATCCTTGCTCGAGAGATTCACGATGTTGCTGGAGATGGGGACTCACAGAGCTCCTCGGGGACGGGACTGAGcccctccctctgctctgtgcccaaCACTCCAGCTTCCACCATATCTGCCAGAGAAGAG TTGGTGCAGCACATTCCAGAAGCAAGTCTGAACTACCAGAAAGTGCCTCCGGGATCAGTGGAACTGAAGGATTTTGACCAAAATATGAACGACAATAGAGAAGAGGATCCCTCAAGGAAAACAAGGACAAGAAACCGTGAGGAG GTAATCTTTGACAATCTGATGTTGAACCCAGTGTCCCAGTTATCACATACAATCcgtgaaaatacagaaaacctTGCTGAAAAAATGAA GATTCTGTTTCAAAACTCAGAAAGGAcctgggaggaaatggaggCCAAAATCAATTCAGAAAATGAAGTGCCAATTCTGAAAACATCAAACAAA GAAATCAGTTCCATCCTGAAGGAGCTCAGGCGAGTTCAAAAGCAGCTTGAAG TCATAAACGCTATCATTGACCCTACTGGAAACTTGGATATAGTTGCCAGTAACAAAGCATCTTCTGCTGCTAAACAATCTGCAGCCACTAAAGTCAGGACTGCTAACAATTCTGGGTCCACACTGGAGACTTTGTCCCTAGCACAGATGAGAAACTACGCTCAGAAATCGAACTGTGGGTCTTCTAGCTTACAAGATTCGAATTTCATTCCAGATGGAGAGAAATATGTGATCTGA
- the CEP170B gene encoding centrosomal protein of 170 kDa protein B isoform X3 gives MSVTSWFLVSSTGIRHRLPREMIFVGRDDCELMLQSRSVDKQHAVINYDKEKDEHWVKDLGSLNGTFVNDVRIPDQKYITLKLNDVIRFGYDSNMYVLEQIQHKVPEEALKHEKYTSQLQMNYKGTATKRAEQPMEHGVYTESPQAKLEKGERKAITETNTYRTPLYGQPSWWGEDDANNKEERRQEEHYSERSKEITQHEEELNGNISTYRDAQEQSVFAFRREPSYFEIPTKEFQQPSKSPETQVHEIPTKDVDAVVAPVVQSHASFTIEFDDGTPGKIKIKDHVTKFSLRQRRPYSKDPAHTEVMSAESKVADWLVQNDPSLMRRQSAGDDVYSTKSDLPVHVRTLKGNRHEDGTQSDTEDPKAEKEPTTPGGERPAEQTRLQRQMRRDPHEMLHNKQAFVIEFFEDTPRKKRSQSFTHSAHSSQSDTDPGLKSKVEKRKNALPAEKPGNSVPPSHLAAQAGKTTNNSCGTQRTSSFKRDKTEDRTNSSSSSTPRAKSYGSVGRKSKMAQDFMAEYLRETAQSGKSNTEKPAPVPMPVAPRVVISSEPEPASAPPPEVKSAQGRRNDEEDSVSETGTYTIETESQDKEVEEARKMIDQVFGVLESPEFSRISSTFRPIIKGEKDDSGSQHLISENGTSQKSPLLQAFSSKAVNGSQAEAQMSAASQGSQKWVSRWASLADSYSDSGSVSGQGDGAAESGVLPKPGEPENSVPSRTRRLLPQLPPSDKSDSPTPTVLVCQESYSEVTKRTIVKDHCVEAYGDSSSRLFIQEDLDPDSLSDASRSDDGFSTEKGKKYKENSKMLEQMREDNRSESRQPGATRISHVRAVSEPVSTSFYIGDDSNDAEVPSKLSLSVSHARADKDSKDPEFSFKCAGTPVSGKPPVKDVSAYINTAGKVVISLHQSLPQDQENVSGKETASFVRQESFTKDKSSSGVPQNKLPHISSHPLLKDLEAVRSTRMDFSQDTHLLLKDTETALAALEAKLLGQSQQLEPSETAGQLEDSLSGDSDVDTASTVSLVSGKNVPASAPKRKAVVSLQKEKSSSTPSIQDQCGQPSARDRLTEKRKTQAPEAPNPNRAEAAKRFQMKRSAGTRGSLDFTDDERSSNSPYLPVPDAVVSDHEHSVTRPVPRRKPFTQTTKEDQSKTTSNVQKIQQVLTRSNSLSTPRPTRASKLRRARLGDTSDNECVDADKTASNSDATAQGTKQPTETKKLSRLDILAMPRKRAGSFTVPSDSETAQSRTGFSGRSAESYRKTGVSEVRAAARKTAAAASAKQPFSRTRSSSVKYSSSSSSSRRRPQGSDYTSTSEEEYGSNHSSPKHKRSHTSTATQTPRMRGSGLGKQKHNGRETDEDEDFDDNPDPYNFMAQTAEIAEIARLSQTLVKDVAILAREIHDVAGDGDSQSSSGTGLSPSLCSVPNTPASTISAREEIARRSFRLAYPSQLVQHIPEASLNYQKVPPGSVELKDFDQNMNDNREEDPSRKTRTRNREEVIFDNLMLNPVSQLSHTIRENTENLAEKMKILFQNSERTWEEMEAKINSENEVPILKTSNKEISSILKELRRVQKQLEVINAIIDPTGNLDIVASNKASSAAKQSAATKVRTANNSGSTLETLSLAQMRNYAQKSNCGSSSLQDSNFIPDGEKYVI, from the exons AAACGAATACTTACCGCACCCCTCTCTATGGGCAGCCCTCCTGGTGGGGGGAAGATGATGCAAATAACAAGGAAGAGAGAAGGCAAGAGGAACATTACTCAG AGAGATCAAAAGAGATAACCCAACATGAAGAGGAGCTGAATGGGAACATTTCTACTTATAGAGATGCCCAAGAACAATCTGTGTTTGCTTTCCGGAGAGAGCCAAGTTATTTTGAGATTCCAACTaaagaatttcagcagccatCAAAATCTCCAGAAACACAAGTCCATGAGATCCCAACAAAAGATGTTGATGCTGTGGTAGCCCCTGTGGTACAGAGTCATGCCTCTTTCACCATTGAATTTGATGATGGTACCCCTggtaaaataaagataaaagaCCATGTAACAAAATTTTCACTCAGACAGAGAAGACCCTACAGTAAGGACCCAGCTCATACAGAAGTGATGTCAGCAGAGAGCAAAGTGGCCGACTGGCTTGTCCAGAATGACCCAAGCCTGATGAGAAGGCAGTCTGCAGGAGATGATGTTTACAGTACCAAGAGTGACCTGCCAGTTCATGTAAGGACGCTTAAAG GCAACAGGCACGAGGACGGGACGCAGAGCGACACCGAAGACCCCAAGGCGGAGAAGGAGCCGACGACGCCGGGCGGGGAACGCCCGGCAGAGCAGACGAGGCTGCAGCGGCAGATGAGGCGTGACCCCCACGAGATGCTGCACAACAAGCAGGCCTTCGTCATCGAGTTCTTCGAGGACACGCCGCGGAAGAAGCGCTCCCAGTCCTTCACGCACAGCGCTCACTCATCCCAGAGCGACACGGATCCGGGGCTGAAGAGCAAGGTTGAAAAGCGCAAGAACGCATTGCCGGCGGAGAAGCCGGGAAATTCAGTGCCGCCATCCCACCTCGCAGCCCAGGCGGGCAAAACCACCAACAACTCCTGCGGGACCCAAAGAACGAGCTCCTTCAAGAGGGACAAGACAGAGGATCGGACCAACTCTTCGTCCTCCTCTACTCCCAGAGCCAAAAGTTATGGGAGCGTTGGGAGGAAGTCGAAAATGGCTCAGGATTTTATGGCTGAGTACTTGCGTGAGACTGCTCAGTCTGGGAAGTCAAACACCGAGAAACCAGCCCCTGTGCCCATGCCAGTAGCTCCACGTGTGGTTATATCCTCAGAACCAGAGCCTGCCTCTGCTCCACCTCCAGAGGTGAagtctgcccagggcaggaggaatGATGAGGAGGACAGCGTAAGCGAGACAGGCACGTACACCATTGAGACAGAGTCGCAGGACAAAGAAGTGGAGGAAGCGCGGAAAATGATAGATCAG GTTTTTGGTGTTCTTGAATCGCCTGAATTTTCCAGAATCTCTTCAACCTTTAGACCAATAATTAAAGGTGAAAAAGATGACTCTGGTTCTCAGCATCTAATCAGTGAAAATGGCACTAGTCAGAAGTCACCCTTGCTCCAGGCATTTTCCTCAAAAGCTGTGAATGGGTCTCAGGCTGAAGCACAG ATGTCTGCAGCATCTCAAGGGAGTCAGAAGTGGGTGTCGAGGTGGGCGAGCCTTGCGGACAGTTACTCTGACTCTGGCTCTGTCTCTGGGCAGGGTGATGGAGCTGCAG AAAGTGGGGTACTGCCAAAACCTGGGGAACCAGAAAACTCTGTGCCCTCGAGAACAAGGCGCCTTCTTCCCCAGCTCCCACCAAGTGATAAATCAGACAGCCCCACTCCCACGGTCCTGGTGTGCCAGGAGTCCTATTCGGAGGTTACCAAGAGAACCATCGTGAAGGACCACTGTGTGGAAGCCTATGGAGATTCCAGCAGCCGCCTCTTCATCCAGGAAGACTTGGATCCAGATAGCCTCAGCGATGCCAGCAGATCTGATGATGGCTTCAGCACGGAAAAAGGCAAGAAATATAAAGAGAACAGCaaaatgctagagcagatgagGGAAGACAATAGATCAGAGAGCCGGCAGCCAGGAGCCACCCGGATCTCTCACGTGAGAGCTGTGAGTGAGCCAGTTTCTACTTCGTTCTACATTGGTGATGACAGCAATGATGCAGAGGTTCCCTCCAAGCTCTCTCTGAGTGTGTCCCACGCTCGAGCAGACAAGGACAGCAAGGATCCGGAGTTTTCCTTCAAGTGTGCTGGCACACCAGTTTCTGGAAAGCCACCGGTCAAAGATGTCAGTGCTTATATAAACACGGCTGGAAAAGTTGTCATTTCCCTTCATCAGAGTCTTCCTCAAGATCAAGAAAATGTGTCAGGAAAGGAAACGGCATCTTTTGTTAGACAAGAAAGTTTTACCAAAGATAAATCAAGCAGTGGTGTTCCGCAGAATAAACTCCCACATATTTCAAGTCACCCTCTGCTTAAAGATTTAGAGGCTGTTCGGTCAACTCGTATGGACTTTAGTCAGGACACTCATCTTCTGCTTAAGGACACTGAAACTGCCTTGGCAGCACTGGAAGCCAAATTGCTTGGTCAAAGCCAACAGCTGGAGCCATCAGAAACTGCTGGTCAGCTGGAGGACTCCTTGTCAGGGGACTCAGATGTAGACACGGCCAGCACAGTCAGCTTGGTGAGTGGCAAAAACGTCCCAGCGAGTGCCCCGAAACGCAAAGCGGTTGTGAGCTTGCAGAAGGAGAAGTCTTCCTCCACACCATCCATCCAGGACCAGTGTGGGCAGCCCAGCGCTCGGGACAGGCTGACGGAGAAGCGGAAAACACAAGCACCAGAGGCACCCAACCCCAACCGAGCAGAGGCTGCCAAGCGCTTCCAGATGAAGCGGAGCGCTGGGACTCGAGGGTCACTTGACTTCACAGATGACGAGAGAAGTTCAAACTCGCCCTACCTGCCAGTCCCAGATGCGGTTGTGTCTGACCACGAGCACTCGGTAACCCGGCCTGTTCCCAGGAGGAAACCTTTCACTCAGACCACCAAGGAGGACCAGAGCAAAACGACCTCGAACGTGCAGAAAATCCAGCAGGTTCTCACCCGGTCCAACAGTTTATCCACCCCACGGCCCACAAGGGCCTCAAAGCTGCGCCGTGCCCGGCTGGGGGATACTTCGGACAACGAATGCGTGGATGCTGACAAAACAGCCTCCAACTCGGATGCCACTGCTCAGGGCACCAAGCAGCCCACAGAGACAAAGAAGCTCTCCCGGCTGGACATCCTGGCCATGCCCAGGAAACGGGCAGGTTCCTTTACAGTGCCCAGCGACTCGGAGACGGCGCAGTCGAGGACGGGGTTTTCGGGCCGCAGCGCCGAGTCCTATCGCAAGACGGGCGTTTCGGAGgtgagagctgcagccaggaaaacagcagctgctgcctctgccaagCAGCCTTTCAGCAGGACTCGTTCAAGCAGTGTCAAGTATTCCTCCTCATCATCCT CATCAAGGCGGAGACCACAGGGTTCAGATTACACTTCTACTTCGGAGGAGGAATATGGCTCAAATCACAGCTCCCCTAAACACAAACGCTCCCATACTTCAACAGCCACACAAACACCGAGGATGcgtggctctgggctgggcaaGCAGAAGCACAACGGCAGAGAAACGGATGAGGATGAAGATTTTGATGACAACCCTGACCCCTACAACTTCATGGCGCAAACTGCAGAGATAGCAGAAATAGCCAG GCTCAGCCAGACCTTGGTGAAGGATGTGGCCATCCTTGCTCGAGAGATTCACGATGTTGCTGGAGATGGGGACTCACAGAGCTCCTCGGGGACGGGACTGAGcccctccctctgctctgtgcccaaCACTCCAGCTTCCACCATATCTGCCAGAGAAGAG ATTGCTCGTAGATCTTTTCGGCTGGCATATCCATCTCAG TTGGTGCAGCACATTCCAGAAGCAAGTCTGAACTACCAGAAAGTGCCTCCGGGATCAGTGGAACTGAAGGATTTTGACCAAAATATGAACGACAATAGAGAAGAGGATCCCTCAAGGAAAACAAGGACAAGAAACCGTGAGGAG GTAATCTTTGACAATCTGATGTTGAACCCAGTGTCCCAGTTATCACATACAATCcgtgaaaatacagaaaacctTGCTGAAAAAATGAA GATTCTGTTTCAAAACTCAGAAAGGAcctgggaggaaatggaggCCAAAATCAATTCAGAAAATGAAGTGCCAATTCTGAAAACATCAAACAAA GAAATCAGTTCCATCCTGAAGGAGCTCAGGCGAGTTCAAAAGCAGCTTGAAG TCATAAACGCTATCATTGACCCTACTGGAAACTTGGATATAGTTGCCAGTAACAAAGCATCTTCTGCTGCTAAACAATCTGCAGCCACTAAAGTCAGGACTGCTAACAATTCTGGGTCCACACTGGAGACTTTGTCCCTAGCACAGATGAGAAACTACGCTCAGAAATCGAACTGTGGGTCTTCTAGCTTACAAGATTCGAATTTCATTCCAGATGGAGAGAAATATGTGATCTGA